Proteins from a genomic interval of Microbacterium imperiale:
- the dapC gene encoding succinyldiaminopimelate transaminase, which produces MSVRDLADYPWDAVAPYAETARGHADGIVDLSIGSPVDPTPEIVADALRAATDAHAYPQTVGTPDLREAIVAWYARRRGVSGLTVQNVLPTIGSKELVALLPLLLGLGEGDVVVHPRAAYPTYEVGARLVGATPVAADEPADFPLGTRLVWVNSPGNPDGRVLDVAELRAIVERARELGAVVVSDECYAELGWDGAWAQSVVPSILDPRISEGDHAGLLSVYSLSKQSNLAGYRAAFLAGDAAIVGRLLTARKHLGLMLPLPVQHAMVAALRDDEHVAAQKELYRARRDVLRPALEAAGFRIDRSEAGLYLWATAGADAWATLGWLAERGILAGPGHFYGEHYPQHVRFSLTAPLERIEAAARRLTVS; this is translated from the coding sequence GACCGCCCGCGGTCATGCCGACGGCATCGTGGACCTCTCGATCGGCTCTCCCGTCGACCCCACGCCCGAGATCGTGGCCGACGCGCTGCGTGCCGCGACCGACGCTCACGCCTATCCGCAGACGGTGGGGACGCCCGACCTGCGCGAGGCGATCGTTGCCTGGTACGCACGGCGCCGGGGTGTCTCGGGGCTGACGGTGCAGAACGTCCTGCCGACGATCGGCTCCAAGGAGCTCGTCGCGCTGCTGCCGTTGCTGCTCGGACTCGGTGAGGGCGACGTCGTCGTCCACCCCCGCGCGGCGTATCCCACGTACGAGGTCGGCGCGCGGCTCGTCGGGGCGACCCCCGTCGCGGCCGACGAGCCGGCCGACTTCCCCCTCGGCACGCGCCTGGTCTGGGTCAACTCGCCCGGCAACCCCGATGGACGCGTCCTCGACGTCGCCGAGCTGCGCGCGATCGTCGAGCGGGCTCGCGAGCTGGGCGCGGTCGTGGTCTCGGACGAGTGCTACGCCGAACTCGGATGGGACGGCGCCTGGGCGCAGTCCGTCGTCCCCAGCATCCTCGATCCGCGCATCAGCGAGGGCGACCACGCCGGCCTGCTCTCGGTCTATTCGCTGAGCAAGCAGTCCAACCTCGCCGGTTACCGTGCGGCCTTCCTCGCCGGCGACGCCGCGATCGTCGGCCGTCTCCTGACCGCGCGGAAGCACCTGGGTCTCATGCTCCCGCTTCCGGTGCAGCACGCGATGGTCGCCGCGCTGCGCGACGACGAACACGTCGCGGCTCAGAAGGAGCTGTACCGGGCTCGTCGCGACGTGCTGCGTCCTGCCCTTGAGGCCGCCGGCTTCCGGATCGACCGCAGCGAGGCGGGACTGTATCTGTGGGCGACCGCCGGTGCGGATGCCTGGGCCACCCTCGGGTGGCTCGCCGAACGCGGCATCCTCGCCGGTCCCGGTCACTTCTACGGTGAGCACTACCCCCAACACGTGCGCTTCTCGTTGACGGCTCCTCTCGAGCGCATCGAGGCGGCGGCACGGCGCCTGACCGTTTCGTAG
- the ppk2 gene encoding polyphosphate kinase 2 — MVERLPKKLYEAELKRLQAQLVDMQAWVQATGARIVVIFEGRDAAGKGSTIKRVSEYLNPRVARIVALPAPTERERTQWYFQRYVANLPAAGEIVLMDRSWYNRAGVERVMGYCTNEEYHRFLHQAPIFERMLVEDGILLLKYWFSVSDVEQEKRFRSRNEDPMRRWKLSPNDVLSITKWEDYSRAKDTMFVHTDIPEARWHEVDNEDKRRGRINMIHHLLQQVPYEVIERPEIEIPPRPPSGGYDRPPQQLDGYVPDYAATLLED; from the coding sequence ATGGTCGAACGTCTGCCCAAGAAGCTCTATGAGGCGGAGCTGAAGCGCCTGCAGGCGCAGCTCGTCGACATGCAGGCCTGGGTGCAGGCCACAGGAGCGCGCATCGTCGTGATCTTCGAGGGGCGCGATGCCGCCGGGAAGGGATCGACCATCAAACGGGTCTCGGAGTATCTCAACCCGCGCGTCGCCCGTATCGTGGCGCTTCCCGCCCCGACGGAGCGGGAACGGACGCAGTGGTACTTCCAGCGCTACGTCGCGAACCTGCCGGCCGCCGGCGAGATCGTGCTGATGGACCGTTCGTGGTACAACCGCGCCGGCGTCGAGCGGGTTATGGGGTACTGCACGAACGAGGAGTACCACCGCTTCCTGCATCAGGCGCCGATCTTCGAGCGGATGCTCGTCGAGGACGGCATCCTGCTGCTGAAGTACTGGTTCAGCGTGTCGGACGTCGAGCAGGAGAAGCGGTTCCGCTCCCGCAACGAGGACCCCATGCGCCGCTGGAAGCTCTCCCCCAACGACGTCCTGTCGATCACGAAGTGGGAGGACTACTCGCGCGCCAAGGACACGATGTTCGTGCACACCGACATCCCGGAAGCGCGCTGGCACGAGGTCGACAACGAGGACAAGCGGCGCGGACGGATCAACATGATCCACCATCTGCTGCAGCAGGTGCCGTACGAGGTCATCGAACGTCCCGAGATCGAGATCCCGCCGCGCCCGCCCTCCGGCGGGTACGACCGGCCGCCGCAGCAGCTCGACGGGTATGTGCCCGACTACGCGGCGACGCTGCTGGAGGACTGA
- a CDS encoding citrate synthase has product MNDTGTPQKATVTIGDRTAELPVLPGTAGVPSVDFSTFTKQTGHTSLDYGFVNTAATRSAITYIDGDQGILRYRGYPIEQIAKHSTYLEVAWLLLYGDLPSADELADFDDRIRRHTLLHEDLKRFFSSLPHTAHPMSVLSAATAALSTYYEDQSDPNNPEHVELNTIRLLAKLPVIAAYAHKKSVGQAFLYPDNSLSFVDNFLKLNFGVLAEQYQVNPVVSRALERLLILHEDHEQNASTSTVRLVGSTGANQFSSISAGINALYGPLHGGANEAVLDMLARIRDSGESVERFVERVKNKEDGVKLMGFGHRVYKNYDPRAKLVKESADEVLNELGVVDPLLDLAKELEEIALSDDYFRERRLYPNVDFYTGVIYKAMGFPTRMFTPLFAIGRLPGWLAHWREMQNDPQTKIGRPQQLYIGAGERDYPVS; this is encoded by the coding sequence GTGAACGACACGGGCACCCCGCAGAAGGCCACCGTCACCATCGGTGACCGCACCGCGGAACTGCCGGTGCTGCCAGGAACCGCTGGAGTTCCCAGCGTCGACTTCTCGACCTTCACCAAGCAGACCGGGCACACGAGCCTCGACTACGGGTTCGTGAACACGGCGGCCACACGCTCCGCCATCACGTACATCGACGGCGACCAGGGCATCCTGCGCTACCGCGGCTACCCGATCGAGCAGATCGCCAAGCACTCCACGTACCTCGAGGTCGCGTGGCTGCTGCTCTACGGCGACCTGCCCTCTGCGGACGAGCTCGCGGACTTCGACGACCGCATCCGTCGTCACACGCTTCTGCACGAAGACCTCAAGCGCTTCTTCTCGTCGCTGCCCCACACGGCGCACCCGATGTCGGTGCTGTCGGCGGCGACCGCGGCGCTCTCGACGTACTACGAGGACCAGTCCGACCCGAACAACCCCGAGCACGTCGAGCTGAACACGATTCGTCTGCTCGCCAAGCTTCCCGTGATCGCGGCCTACGCGCACAAGAAGAGCGTCGGGCAGGCCTTCCTCTACCCCGACAACTCGCTGAGCTTCGTCGACAACTTCCTCAAGCTCAACTTCGGGGTCCTCGCCGAGCAGTACCAGGTGAACCCGGTCGTCTCGCGCGCGCTCGAGCGCCTGCTGATCCTGCACGAGGACCACGAGCAGAACGCATCGACGTCGACTGTGCGTCTGGTCGGCTCGACCGGCGCGAACCAGTTCTCGTCGATCTCGGCGGGCATCAACGCGCTCTACGGTCCGCTCCACGGTGGCGCGAACGAGGCGGTCCTCGACATGCTCGCGCGCATCCGCGACTCCGGCGAGAGCGTCGAGCGTTTCGTCGAGCGGGTCAAGAACAAGGAAGACGGCGTGAAGCTCATGGGCTTCGGGCACCGCGTCTACAAGAACTACGATCCGCGCGCCAAGCTCGTCAAGGAGTCCGCAGACGAGGTGCTGAACGAGCTCGGCGTCGTCGACCCCCTGCTCGATCTGGCCAAGGAGCTCGAGGAGATCGCGCTCAGCGACGACTACTTCCGCGAGCGTCGCCTGTACCCGAACGTCGACTTCTACACCGGCGTCATCTACAAGGCGATGGGTTTCCCCACCCGCATGTTCACGCCGCTGTTCGCGATCGGACGCCTGCCCGGCTGGCTCGCCCACTGGCGCGAGATGCAGAACGACCCGCAGACGAAGATCGGGCGACCGCAGCAGCTCTACATCGGAGCGGGCGAGCGCGACTACCCCGTCTCCTGA
- a CDS encoding L-lactate permease yields MWTQTTDPLGSLALSALVAAIPIVVFLVALVVLRLSGIRAGLIALVAQIAVAVFAFGMPVSALAGASLLGALTAVWPIAYIIVMAVWLYKLAVASGRFDVIRSSIGGISTDQRLQVLLISFAFGAFLEGAAGFGVPIAICAALLVQLGFRPVKAAMISLVANAGAGAYGAIGIPVIVGAQVSGIDVHELSRAMVLVLQPLTLLIPFLLVVILDGLRGLRETWPATLVVTVVFSGVQAGVLWFLGPELADLSSGLAAMVALFLLGRVWQPKRVYREPGAPEPEVTRTSFSEVVAAWSPFYILTAVILVWSLPAFKNLFVADGPLAALAPAVPMPGLTGSVQTATGTVVTAAWSFTPINATGTAILLAVLISFWTTPQLRAADLARTFRTTIAELWPALVLITIILVLANIANHSGGSASMGTALAAVGPLFPVLAPIIGWIGVFLTGSVVNNNTLFAPLQVATAERLAVDPALLVGANTAGGNAAKVISPQSIAIAAGAVGLAGRESEILRASIWYSLGMLAFICLWCGLLAALA; encoded by the coding sequence ATGTGGACACAGACGACGGATCCGCTCGGCTCCCTCGCCCTGTCGGCCCTCGTGGCCGCGATCCCCATCGTCGTCTTCCTCGTCGCCCTGGTGGTGCTGCGGCTGAGCGGCATCCGTGCCGGTCTCATCGCGCTCGTCGCCCAGATCGCCGTCGCCGTCTTCGCCTTCGGAATGCCGGTCTCGGCGCTCGCGGGGGCGAGCCTCCTCGGGGCGCTCACCGCCGTCTGGCCGATCGCGTACATCATCGTCATGGCCGTGTGGCTGTACAAGCTCGCCGTCGCGAGCGGCCGCTTCGACGTCATCCGGTCGTCCATCGGGGGCATCTCGACCGACCAGCGCCTCCAGGTGCTGCTCATCAGCTTCGCGTTCGGGGCGTTCCTCGAGGGCGCCGCCGGCTTCGGCGTCCCGATCGCCATCTGCGCCGCGCTTCTGGTGCAGCTCGGCTTCCGACCCGTGAAGGCGGCCATGATCTCGCTCGTGGCCAACGCCGGCGCGGGGGCGTACGGCGCCATCGGCATCCCGGTGATCGTCGGCGCGCAGGTGAGCGGCATCGACGTCCACGAACTCTCGCGGGCGATGGTGCTCGTGCTGCAGCCCCTGACCCTGCTGATCCCGTTCCTCCTCGTGGTCATCCTCGACGGGCTCCGCGGGCTGCGTGAGACGTGGCCGGCGACCCTCGTGGTGACCGTCGTATTCAGCGGCGTGCAGGCCGGGGTGCTGTGGTTCCTCGGCCCGGAGCTGGCCGACCTGAGCTCCGGGCTGGCAGCGATGGTCGCGCTCTTCCTGCTCGGGCGGGTGTGGCAGCCCAAGCGTGTCTACCGCGAGCCGGGTGCGCCCGAACCCGAGGTGACCCGCACGAGCTTCTCCGAGGTCGTCGCCGCATGGAGCCCGTTCTACATCCTCACCGCGGTCATCCTGGTGTGGAGCCTGCCGGCGTTCAAGAACCTGTTCGTCGCCGACGGACCGCTGGCCGCGCTCGCGCCCGCGGTGCCGATGCCGGGGCTCACGGGGAGCGTGCAGACGGCGACGGGGACGGTCGTGACCGCTGCCTGGAGCTTCACCCCGATCAACGCGACGGGCACCGCGATCCTGCTGGCCGTGCTCATCTCGTTCTGGACCACGCCGCAGCTGCGTGCGGCGGACCTGGCGCGGACGTTCCGCACGACCATCGCCGAGCTGTGGCCGGCGCTCGTGCTGATCACGATCATCCTGGTGCTGGCGAACATCGCCAACCACTCCGGCGGATCCGCGTCCATGGGCACGGCTCTGGCCGCCGTCGGGCCGCTGTTCCCGGTGCTCGCCCCGATCATCGGCTGGATCGGTGTCTTCCTCACCGGGTCGGTCGTCAACAACAACACGCTCTTCGCGCCGCTGCAGGTCGCGACGGCCGAGCGGCTCGCCGTCGACCCGGCGCTCCTCGTCGGCGCCAACACGGCGGGCGGGAACGCGGCGAAGGTCATCTCGCCTCAGTCGATCGCGATCGCGGCCGGTGCCGTGGGGCTCGCCGGCCGCGAATCCGAGATCCTTCGCGCATCGATCTGGTACAGCCTCGGAATGCTCGCGTTCATCTGCCTCTGGTGCGGGCTGCTCGCCGCACTCGCCTAA